A genomic stretch from Desulfotignum balticum DSM 7044 includes:
- the argB gene encoding acetylglutamate kinase, which produces MNPSAVADRNVADILVEALPYIQQFSTKTIVIKYGGHAMVDDKLKRDFANDITLLKYIGINPVVVHGGGPQISKVLSAMGITSTFIRGMRYTDDATMDVVEMVLGGKVNKDIVARINQEGGRAVGLTGKDGSLILAEKMKIYVQDDQEKPPEIIDPGMVGDVVSVNPEIIHTLTAKGFIPIIAPVGVGKNGETYNINADVVASRIAASLEAERLILLTDVDGVLDADNALVSSINDQRIGQMIGNKEIKGGMIPKVECALTALKRGVKKTHIINGKIPHAVLLELFTDSGIGTQVFVNGPS; this is translated from the coding sequence ATGAATCCTTCAGCGGTTGCGGATCGGAATGTCGCGGATATTCTGGTGGAAGCGTTGCCGTATATTCAGCAGTTTTCCACCAAAACCATTGTCATCAAGTATGGGGGCCATGCCATGGTGGATGACAAGCTTAAGCGCGATTTTGCCAATGACATCACCCTGCTTAAATACATCGGTATCAACCCGGTGGTGGTGCACGGGGGCGGCCCCCAGATCAGTAAGGTGCTTTCCGCCATGGGGATCACCTCCACTTTTATCCGGGGCATGCGTTACACGGATGATGCCACCATGGATGTGGTGGAAATGGTGCTGGGCGGCAAGGTGAACAAGGATATTGTGGCCCGGATCAATCAGGAGGGGGGCAGGGCCGTGGGCCTCACCGGCAAGGACGGGAGCCTGATCCTGGCGGAAAAAATGAAGATCTATGTCCAGGACGACCAGGAAAAACCGCCGGAGATCATCGATCCCGGCATGGTGGGAGATGTGGTGTCCGTGAATCCGGAAATCATTCATACGTTGACCGCCAAAGGGTTTATCCCTATTATCGCGCCTGTGGGCGTGGGAAAAAACGGGGAAACCTACAATATCAACGCAGATGTGGTGGCATCCCGGATTGCCGCGTCCCTGGAAGCCGAGCGCCTGATTCTGCTCACGGATGTGGACGGGGTGCTGGATGCGGACAATGCACTGGTCTCTTCCATCAATGACCAGCGGATCGGGCAGATGATCGGGAACAAAGAAATCAAGGGCGGCATGATTCCCAAGGTGGAGTGTGCATTGACCGCGTTAAAGCGCGGAGTGAAAAAAACCCACATCATCAACGGAAAAATCCCCCACGCCGTGCTCCTGGAACTGTTCACCGACTCCGGTATCGGCACCCAGGTATTTGTCAATGGACCCTCTTAA
- the hslU gene encoding ATP-dependent protease ATPase subunit HslU, producing the protein MKDLKPKEIVTELDKYIIGQKDAKKSVAIALRNRWRRRHVEPDLQDEIAPKNIILIGPTGVGKTEIARRLANLTDSPFYKVEASKFTEVGYVGRDVESMIRDLVELTVNALKARQQDAVQEKAAKMAEERVLDILLPPTPKTAVRPDTGTLKLAGSSEDTSDTGAGTREKLRTMLKAGKLDSRQVDLDVPDKSSPMVEIFSNTGIEEMGINVKDMLGNFMPKSTKRRKVSVKEALKLLTQEEAAHLVDMERVKSDAVAMVEQSGIIFIDEIDKIAGKEKSQGPEVSKEGVQRDLLPIVEGSSVPTKYGIVKTDHILFIASGAFHVSKPSDLIPELQGRFPIRVELTSLGAQEFVRILTEPKNALILQYMALLRTEGVDITFTQDAVEKIAAIAVEVNAATENIGARRLHTLMEKLLEEILFAAPDVADTKITIDAAFVEGQLMGIVENQDLSRYIL; encoded by the coding sequence ATGAAAGATTTAAAACCCAAGGAAATCGTCACCGAACTGGATAAATATATCATCGGTCAGAAAGATGCCAAAAAATCCGTGGCCATCGCCCTTCGCAACCGCTGGCGCCGCCGCCATGTGGAACCGGATCTCCAGGATGAGATCGCACCGAAAAATATCATTCTTATCGGCCCCACCGGGGTGGGAAAAACCGAGATCGCCCGGCGGCTGGCCAATCTCACGGACTCGCCTTTTTACAAGGTGGAAGCCTCCAAATTCACGGAAGTGGGGTATGTGGGCCGGGATGTGGAATCCATGATCCGGGACCTGGTGGAATTGACCGTGAATGCCTTGAAAGCCAGGCAGCAGGATGCGGTCCAGGAAAAGGCGGCAAAAATGGCGGAAGAACGGGTGTTGGATATTCTGCTCCCGCCCACGCCCAAAACAGCGGTCCGCCCGGACACCGGCACCCTCAAGCTGGCTGGTTCATCCGAAGATACTTCAGATACCGGGGCCGGGACCAGAGAAAAACTGCGGACCATGCTCAAGGCCGGAAAACTGGACTCCCGGCAGGTGGACCTGGATGTACCGGATAAATCTTCCCCCATGGTGGAGATCTTTTCCAACACCGGAATCGAGGAGATGGGCATCAATGTCAAGGATATGCTGGGCAATTTCATGCCCAAATCCACCAAGCGCAGAAAAGTCAGCGTCAAAGAGGCCCTCAAGCTTTTGACCCAGGAAGAAGCGGCCCATCTGGTGGACATGGAACGGGTCAAGTCCGATGCCGTGGCCATGGTGGAGCAGTCCGGCATCATTTTTATCGATGAGATCGACAAAATTGCGGGAAAAGAAAAAAGCCAGGGGCCGGAAGTGTCCAAAGAAGGGGTCCAGCGGGACCTGCTGCCCATTGTGGAAGGCAGTTCCGTGCCCACCAAATACGGGATCGTGAAAACCGATCATATTCTGTTCATTGCTTCGGGCGCGTTTCACGTGTCCAAACCGTCGGATCTGATTCCAGAACTTCAGGGACGGTTTCCCATCCGGGTGGAACTGACTTCTCTGGGTGCCCAGGAATTTGTTCGGATTCTGACTGAACCCAAAAACGCGCTGATACTTCAGTATATGGCATTGCTGCGCACCGAAGGGGTGGATATCACGTTTACCCAGGATGCCGTGGAAAAAATCGCCGCCATTGCCGTGGAAGTGAATGCAGCCACGGAAAACATCGGGGCAAGGCGCCTGCACACGCTCATGGAAAAACTGCTGGAAGAGATCCTGTTTGCAGCCCCGGATGTGGCGGATACAAAAATCACCATTGATGCGGCATTTGTGGAAGGCCAGCTCATGGGCATTGTGGAGAACCAGGATTTGAGTAGGTATATCTTATGA
- the hslV gene encoding ATP-dependent protease subunit HslV, with translation MSNDTFHGTTILALRSGATVVMAGDGQVTLGTIVTKHKARKVRKIFHDKIIIGFAGATADALTLSEKLEEKLERYNGNLTRSCVELAREWRTDKYLRRLEAMMLAADRDNTYLLSGNGDVIEPDQGVISIGSGSPAAQSAAIALMENTDLSARQIVEKAMKIAGDLCIYTNHEVTIEELN, from the coding sequence ATGAGTAACGACACATTTCACGGAACCACCATCCTGGCCTTGCGATCCGGTGCTACCGTGGTCATGGCCGGAGACGGTCAGGTTACATTGGGCACTATCGTGACCAAGCACAAGGCCAGAAAAGTCCGGAAAATTTTTCATGATAAAATCATCATCGGGTTTGCCGGAGCCACGGCGGATGCCCTGACCCTGTCGGAAAAACTGGAGGAAAAACTGGAGCGTTACAACGGCAACCTGACACGCAGCTGTGTGGAGCTGGCCAGGGAATGGCGCACGGACAAATATCTGCGGCGCCTGGAAGCCATGATGCTTGCCGCCGATCGTGACAACACCTATCTGCTGTCGGGCAACGGAGACGTGATCGAGCCGGACCAGGGAGTTATCAGTATCGGATCCGGCAGTCCGGCAGCCCAGTCCGCAGCCATCGCGTTGATGGAAAACACGGATCTGTCCGCCCGGCAGATCGTTGAAAAAGCCATGAAGATCGCTGGGGATCTGTGCATTTATACCAATCATGAGGTCACCATTGAAGAACTCAACTGA